Proteins co-encoded in one Hymenobacter swuensis DY53 genomic window:
- a CDS encoding family 43 glycosylhydrolase, translated as MKTTSTTAAPASTRARRPHALRLLALLLGLLTGLSLPARALQGNDNCHDPSSIVKDGSKYWIFTTGTGIYGMYSTDLVTWQSGSRPVFTSTQYPSWIKSKVPGFSGDFWAPECVYRNGKFYLYYSVSTFGSNTSTIGLATNVTLDPASPNYQWVDQGEVVSSGSGSAINAIDPAITADASGGLWMSYGSFFKGIGLIKLDGSTGKRSGTSFYWLAGNVAADNVTRNNSGSEAPYIVRNGGYYYLFINKGACCQGANSTYYIQVGRSTSITGPYLDKNGVDLNRNGGTTLIATSGNYVGPGHVGLFQEGGANYLTHHYYDSSQNGRARLSVGNMGWDAAAWPFITRDWVAAGRYTLTNQSTGKVWDAWGCTGAQGQIIAQGTPAGLNCQQWNLTPVGNGEYKITSTVGAGLAADVVNNSPNNGAGLNLYPYSGAANQRFKIERASGGTYVLASVNGNRVVEVPACSATAGVQLALYDYLGNNCQKWAIAPAPAARVLASAASAPAAQSSVYPNPSERGRFTVSLDAGLAAGPVTVTLTDMQGRPVFIRRSAGQGTVPVKADVPAGLYLLQVSGAQGTTTQKVVVH; from the coding sequence ATGAAAACCACTTCTACTACCGCCGCCCCGGCCTCCACGCGGGCCCGCCGACCCCACGCGCTGCGCCTACTGGCCTTGCTGCTGGGGCTGCTGACGGGACTTAGCCTGCCGGCCCGCGCGTTGCAGGGCAACGACAACTGCCACGACCCTTCCAGCATTGTGAAGGACGGCAGCAAGTACTGGATTTTCACTACCGGTACCGGTATTTACGGCATGTACTCCACTGATCTGGTGACGTGGCAGTCGGGTAGCCGGCCGGTATTCACCAGCACCCAATACCCCAGTTGGATCAAGAGCAAAGTGCCCGGCTTTTCTGGCGACTTCTGGGCCCCAGAGTGCGTGTACCGCAACGGCAAGTTCTACCTATACTACTCGGTTTCGACCTTCGGCTCCAACACTTCTACCATTGGGCTGGCTACCAACGTCACGCTGGACCCGGCCAGTCCCAACTACCAGTGGGTGGATCAGGGTGAAGTGGTGTCCAGCGGCTCCGGCAGCGCCATCAACGCCATCGACCCGGCCATTACCGCCGATGCCAGCGGCGGGCTGTGGATGAGCTACGGCTCGTTCTTCAAAGGCATCGGGCTGATTAAGCTGGATGGCAGCACCGGCAAACGCTCCGGTACCAGCTTCTACTGGCTGGCCGGCAACGTGGCCGCCGACAACGTGACGCGCAACAACAGCGGGAGCGAGGCGCCCTACATCGTACGCAACGGCGGCTACTACTATCTGTTCATCAACAAAGGCGCCTGCTGCCAGGGCGCCAACAGCACCTACTACATTCAGGTGGGCCGCTCCACCAGCATCACCGGGCCGTACCTGGACAAGAACGGCGTGGACCTGAACAGGAATGGCGGCACCACCCTCATTGCCACCAGCGGCAACTATGTGGGGCCGGGCCACGTGGGCCTGTTCCAGGAGGGCGGGGCCAACTACCTCACCCACCACTACTACGATAGCAGCCAGAACGGCCGGGCCCGCCTGAGCGTGGGCAACATGGGCTGGGACGCCGCCGCCTGGCCCTTCATCACCCGCGACTGGGTGGCCGCCGGCCGCTACACCCTCACCAACCAGAGCACCGGCAAAGTGTGGGATGCCTGGGGCTGCACCGGGGCTCAGGGCCAGATCATTGCCCAGGGCACCCCCGCCGGCCTCAACTGCCAGCAGTGGAACCTCACGCCCGTGGGCAACGGCGAGTACAAAATCACCTCTACGGTAGGGGCCGGGCTGGCCGCCGATGTGGTGAACAACAGCCCCAACAACGGGGCCGGGCTCAACCTGTACCCCTACAGCGGGGCGGCCAATCAGCGCTTTAAGATTGAGCGAGCCAGTGGCGGCACCTACGTGCTGGCCTCGGTGAACGGCAACCGCGTAGTAGAAGTGCCGGCCTGTTCCGCCACCGCCGGCGTGCAGCTCGCCCTGTATGATTACCTCGGCAACAACTGCCAGAAATGGGCCATTGCGCCCGCTCCGGCCGCCCGTGTGCTGGCGTCGGCGGCTTCGGCTCCGGCCGCGCAGTCCAGCGTGTACCCTAACCCGAGTGAGCGGGGCCGCTTCACGGTGTCGCTCGACGCCGGGCTGGCAGCCGGCCCGGTGACGGTAACCCTGACCGATATGCAGGGCCGGCCGGTGTTCATCCGCCGCAGCGCGGGCCAGGGTACGGTGCCGGTGAAGGCCGACGTGCCGGCCGGCCTGTACCTGCTGCAGGTCAGCGGCGCGCAGGGTACTACCACCCAGAAAGTGGTGGTGCATTGA